The Cucumis sativus cultivar 9930 unplaced genomic scaffold, Cucumber_9930_V3 scaffold125, whole genome shotgun sequence genome includes the window CGTATCTGCATGCAGAAAAGTGAAGCAATTGACccaacacaacaaaaaaaactaataaacaattacaagtaaCTCTGCAACTATAGGATGCAGAAGAGGGAAGGGGTCGTTTTCACGagggcaaagaaaaagatagaaaaaagtaagataacaatttcatttttcataaatcatggaAGTCTGAAATTACGATCCTTGAAGATCAACTTCAGACAATGCACTCATCTGACTGAAAGCATCTTCCAATATATGATTTCGTCGAATTCTAAACCGGTTTCTGGCAAAAACAGCAAGAGATCCATTCCTTTGCCTAGCTGCTGCTAGTTGTGTCTGTGAAATGAGTTATAGAGAAagtaaccataaataaaaaatatcttacatatttctataactaacagtcgtcaagaaattcaatattgtggataaggaaaccaaaaaaataacttgcttACAGTGAAAATCTTAACCCTGCTAGTAAACGGTACTAAAAAGGGAACTCGCTTGTGTATATCATTTGCTCTGGTATTTTCTATCACTgcctacaaagaaacaaggccaagtaaataattagaattacgaTCAGATAGCAGGTCGTTAGAACCAAAACATTCATTGAGAACAATTACctgtgaaatgaaataatcattCATCGCGTCAGCATGGAAGTCACTGGGTGGTGTAAACTGCCGTCTATTGTTCCAGTCTTGCAACTACAACGAGACAATTTAATCTTAGTAGATCGACAAAATGATGCATGGATAAACAATCTTggaactttggactcccctggaaggatcgatatccttgactttggtttgaagcttgcatggataaaccttttcattcatttttcattgattattcatcattgttcctgaaaatcaaaggaaattctctcaattttatatattactaaaattaggatacatataagtcttaactagtctcatagcaccctccattcatcttcccctacactggctatggtatcaaaatgctcaattaagtaatacgtctactaacgaacttgaaaacaaaacacatcacactaaaaaacacaaacatccctttaacccaacagaagcagctctttttacccttgcactcactatcacattactatcatgtttgtcaactgtcaaactaactcttttaagttatttagtgtgacactacaaagttatgaacaccataatcttaattaaaaccttttaataaacaaatgccAAGTTACTACTCAACAAtggcaaggaattcaaaaaacatgacagctatcctaattggttgaaaatgagaaaaagaaagttagccagacaacctgtttggactacaaagccagcagatacgattcctcaaatttgaccattcactctccatactccacaagtcttcaagcacatgatgctgccttctttcagatgagcaacatcattccgatcttaacagtcagaagagcaaatcaaatcaatcctagcatattcacaaatcacaactaaaaagtacaaacattacaaaataaaacatgcagcgatatcaacaagcattctgataaataattagccaattaattgacattacaaaataaataaagaaaaaaatcattggaaagATCACtgcttaaatgaaatttgaaatatctccCAATAGTTTTGATCGGTTACCCGAGTTGTGAGAGTGATCGGTTGATATTGCGTGCTTCCTTCAAGCGCTCCCCAGCTGCACCTGTTAGCTTCTGCCTCCGGAACCAGGtaaatcaataagatttaTTCTACTTGTTTTAAAGCTACTTAAACCATCTGCCAGTCTCTGCACAATAAAGTACTAGTCAGAAATGTACCTTGTCTCATACTGAGTTACtttttcacatgatttttgCTAGCAGGATAAATTAGTTTAAGCTCTAGAAGGAACCAACTTATCCCCTTAAGggaaaccaaaacaaataattaagaataatgaGGATACGAAGTGGTCCTCGAGAGTAACCAGTTACAAACCTAATGAAAAAGCAAGATacaattgttatatttttgaagttcagtttttctttaagCCAACTTGAGACAAGAAGTAACCAACTGATGTGTAATGAAAATACTCACTtcagaaatttcttttggttttccaCTGAGAAACTTTTGATAACTTCCCAAAACATCTCAATGACATAATGCTCCTGAAagcatgaaataaaaattcaaattccgaAGTTCCCacatttggtttttcaatCCAGCAGAAGCattaaaaaagtgaagatattTCTCCGTTTCCTATCACAAATTTCTTGATCATGGTTGTGCCTGACCAAACAGAGCATTACAAACAATACAAGTCCAAAGTTTGTTTTCATAGTCATAGAAACATAAGAGAGGACTAGAAGTCTGAATAATGGTAATCAATTTATCACCCAGTTTCAAACACTAATACAGGCATATACATTGTATGAATTcgaaattaattgaaaaatattaaaaagaatctaaACGATGACCAACTCCCTAAACTCCAAAGACTTCAAAACCATCTCCCAATTACCCGGGTGAGATCTTCCAACATCATCtacaattttgaagtttaattgaCTTGACATCACAATTCCGATTGCACTACAATAAATCTAGTATTCGATATCCTAAACCAAGAATTGTTCAACCTCCAAAGGAAGATTAATTGTAACTAATCTTCTtgcaagatttcaaattttcaaaattttatcgaacacaatatgcaaaacaattacgcagaaaagaaaagaaacaaaaatacatatatagaaaaaagggTTTAATAGAACTTACCCTATGATAACCACTTGAATAAGTAGTATGTGTCCGTAGGTCATCAACATCCAAGCTGTCCAGTGAACCTGATATTGAAAGCTGAAATGAAATAGACCAGTCAAAGACAGCAACTCGATTTATCCTGGAACCACAAAAGACCAGCAACAAAACTTCATAGTATTTAGCCATTGGTCCATGATTTGACCTAAATTAGGGttctctttatgtttttcttatcatttccCATCGCAagggaattttttttcccacatCTTTTCCCCTTACAAGGACTTCAGTTGTCACCACTTAGAGTCCATGTAGGCTAAAAATAAtctagttcactttgtttatttctcaGATTTTAATGATTAGTAAAATTCTGCCTCTACACTTTTACGAGCATTGTGCCTCTTCGAAAATGAACAACTTGAATCTTAAGGAAGACTAGTTTCCTTATCCAGAACCTGAATCTTCACTTCATCAAGGAAACCCACATCTATTCCTTCAGGTGAACTCAATAAGGAAGACCCTGATGCCTCTAGGGTTTAGGCTTTGGTTGGTTGCTGCCCAGATCACAAGATCAAGTGTACTCCTAATCATTCTAGGTTCTTgctttaattagtttagtgTTTCA containing:
- the LOC116405614 gene encoding E3 ubiquitin-protein ligase UPL6-like, with the protein product MNDYFISQAVIENTRANDIHKRVPFLVPFTSRVKIFTTQLAAARQRNGSLAVFARNRFRIRRNHILEDAFSQMSALSEVDLQGSYVCLLLMNLELRSRNDGGGIFKDVMENITRAAFDVQYGLFKQIADHLLYPILVRE
- the LOC116405613 gene encoding E3 ubiquitin-protein ligase UPL6-like yields the protein MFNEHEFQLSISGSLDSLDVDDLRTHTTYSSGYHREHYVIEMFWEVIKSFSVENQKKFLKFVTGYSRGPLRILIILNYLFWFPLRG